A section of the Anabaena cylindrica PCC 7122 genome encodes:
- a CDS encoding COG3650 family protein produces MKFLTSAITILGIGANFLVSDPSIAQSSKIEEFIARGTEPFWSVTVSKRGIIYASPDTKQQTFPYTKPLKAEGRPTDIVRVYRLRGRENNILILKKVSSCSDGMSDINYPYSAVFILGNKVLEGCADKK; encoded by the coding sequence ATGAAATTCTTAACTTCTGCCATTACTATATTGGGAATTGGTGCTAATTTCTTAGTATCTGATCCGAGTATTGCTCAATCATCTAAAATTGAAGAATTTATTGCTAGAGGTACAGAACCATTTTGGAGTGTGACTGTCAGTAAACGCGGAATTATCTATGCTTCTCCAGATACGAAACAGCAAACTTTCCCCTATACCAAACCATTAAAAGCTGAAGGAAGACCAACGGATATAGTTAGAGTTTACAGGCTTAGAGGTAGGGAAAACAATATATTAATTCTGAAAAAAGTGAGTAGCTGTAGTGATGGTATGTCAGATATAAATTATCCATATTCTGCTGTTTTTATTTTGGGCAATAAAGTTTTAGAAGGTTGCGCTGACAAGAAATAA
- a CDS encoding ATP-binding protein: protein MLEIEALREVKLFADLTDEQLRWLCEQGKEVWLEPGDIHRAAGDPADQVFILIDGEVQVTQQVGNQKIILVNYGSKTLFGELLMLTGETRLPGTGKAVQPCHILELDKDIFWQMLATMPAVTTSILQTTAQRLQELQSMSQQREKLAALGTMAAGLSHEMNNPMAAVRRGIGELQQLFQDLPSLVLQLSQQQLNQEQVKYLATLQKDVIERQQKFSQLSPLSQCDREDELIDWLENHGVKDGWKLAPTLVAIGLNCEDIDKMTQQLPSESLGAILAWLESTLTGLGLLSELETGSARVSELVKALQDYSYMDSAPLQEVNVHEGIESTLKMMHHKVKNGVVITKEYGNLPRISAYASELNQVWTNLIDNALDAIGCEGQIHIRTKCENEQILIEIVDNGHGISPEIQSRIFEPFFTTKSVGKGKGLGLDIVYRTVVGKHQGDIKFTSCSGNTCFQIRLPVEIKSCDE, encoded by the coding sequence ATGCTGGAAATAGAAGCTTTACGCGAAGTGAAACTGTTTGCAGACTTAACTGATGAACAGTTGCGGTGGTTGTGCGAACAAGGAAAAGAAGTTTGGCTTGAACCTGGTGATATCCATCGTGCTGCGGGAGATCCTGCGGATCAAGTCTTTATCTTGATTGATGGTGAAGTGCAAGTTACTCAACAAGTAGGTAATCAAAAGATTATTTTGGTCAACTATGGCTCAAAAACCTTGTTTGGTGAGTTGCTAATGTTAACTGGAGAAACCCGATTACCCGGTACTGGTAAAGCTGTGCAGCCTTGCCATATTCTGGAATTAGACAAAGATATATTTTGGCAAATGCTGGCTACAATGCCTGCTGTGACTACTTCTATTTTGCAAACAACAGCACAGCGGTTACAGGAATTACAATCTATGTCCCAGCAGCGGGAAAAATTAGCTGCTTTAGGAACGATGGCTGCTGGACTTTCTCATGAGATGAATAATCCCATGGCTGCGGTCAGACGTGGTATTGGGGAACTGCAACAGCTATTTCAAGATTTACCATCTCTGGTTCTCCAACTGAGTCAGCAGCAACTGAATCAGGAACAAGTCAAATATTTGGCTACTTTGCAAAAAGATGTAATTGAGCGGCAGCAAAAGTTTTCCCAATTATCTCCCTTGTCTCAGTGCGATCGCGAAGATGAATTAATCGACTGGCTAGAAAATCATGGAGTTAAGGATGGTTGGAAATTAGCTCCTACCTTAGTTGCGATCGGACTAAATTGCGAAGACATCGACAAAATGACTCAGCAATTACCATCTGAGTCTTTAGGCGCGATCTTAGCCTGGCTAGAATCCACGTTAACGGGACTGGGATTGCTTTCTGAACTAGAAACAGGTTCAGCCCGTGTATCGGAGCTTGTGAAGGCACTTCAGGATTATTCCTACATGGATAGCGCCCCTCTACAAGAGGTCAATGTCCATGAAGGCATAGAAAGTACCCTGAAAATGATGCACCACAAAGTTAAAAATGGCGTAGTCATAACGAAAGAATACGGTAATTTACCTAGAATTAGCGCCTACGCTAGTGAGTTAAATCAAGTATGGACAAATCTAATTGATAATGCCTTAGATGCTATTGGTTGTGAAGGTCAAATTCACATCCGGACTAAATGCGAAAATGAACAAATTTTAATAGAAATTGTTGATAATGGACATGGTATATCACCAGAAATTCAATCCCGCATTTTTGAACCTTTTTTCACCACCAAGAGTGTTGGGAAAGGTAAAGGATTAGGTTTAGATATTGTTTACCGGACTGTAGTTGGCAAGCATCAAGGTGATATCAAATTTACCTCCTGTTCTGGTAACACCTGCTTTCAAATTCGTCTTCCAGTCGAGATTAAATCATGTGATGAGTGA
- a CDS encoding FAD-dependent oxidoreductase has protein sequence MNKPMILTVDDDPQVLQAIARDLRREYGDRFRILRADSGAQALEAIKELKLRNETVALFLADQRMPQMTGIEFLQEAITIFPEAKRALLTAYADTDAAIAAINKTNINYYLTKPWDPPEERLYPILNDLLDDWLASYHPPFEGIRVVGNRWSPDSHNIKDFLARNHVPYQWLDIERDQEAQDLLNYSGENKLSLPLVILGNGERLVKPSNIQIAEKVGLQTQAKQPFYDLAIIGGGPAGLAAAVYGASEGLRTVMIEREAPGGQAGTSSRIENYLGFPVGLSGADLARRGVTQAKRFGVEILTPQEVIGIRINDSYRYALLKDGSEIACHALMLAMGVSWRRLNVPGIEKLTGRGVYYGAAMTEAMECSNEQVYIIGGANSAGQAAMHFSKFAKQVHMLVRADNLAKGMSQYLVDQIGATENIIVQLNSSVIEAKGEDSLEALTILNNVTDEQETVAANSLFIFIGAVPHTDWLEGIVERDERGFILTGPDLFKDGKRPKGWYADRDPYLLETSIPGIFAVGDVHHGSVKRVASGVGEGSICVSFIHQYLAKVL, from the coding sequence ATGAATAAACCGATGATTCTGACGGTGGATGATGACCCACAGGTGTTACAAGCGATCGCTCGTGATCTACGGCGAGAATATGGCGATCGCTTCCGCATCTTACGCGCAGACTCAGGCGCACAGGCACTAGAAGCCATCAAAGAATTAAAATTACGCAATGAAACAGTAGCTTTATTTCTGGCAGATCAGCGAATGCCGCAAATGACCGGGATCGAATTTCTCCAAGAAGCAATCACCATCTTTCCCGAAGCCAAAAGAGCATTACTCACAGCCTACGCTGATACCGACGCTGCGATTGCAGCCATCAATAAAACCAATATCAACTACTACCTCACCAAACCTTGGGACCCACCAGAAGAACGTTTATATCCCATACTCAACGACTTACTTGATGACTGGTTAGCCTCCTACCATCCACCCTTTGAAGGCATTCGCGTTGTTGGTAATCGTTGGTCTCCTGACTCCCATAACATCAAAGATTTCCTCGCCCGCAATCATGTTCCCTATCAATGGTTAGACATTGAACGCGACCAAGAAGCCCAAGATTTACTCAACTACAGTGGTGAAAACAAACTCAGCCTCCCCCTCGTCATCCTAGGAAACGGAGAACGTTTAGTCAAACCTAGTAATATTCAAATCGCTGAAAAAGTAGGACTGCAAACCCAAGCCAAACAACCATTTTATGACCTAGCCATTATTGGTGGTGGCCCTGCTGGTTTAGCCGCCGCAGTTTATGGCGCATCAGAAGGGCTAAGAACAGTCATGATCGAACGAGAAGCCCCAGGAGGACAAGCCGGTACAAGCTCTAGAATTGAAAACTATCTTGGCTTTCCTGTCGGTCTGAGCGGTGCAGATTTAGCCAGAAGAGGAGTTACCCAAGCCAAACGCTTTGGTGTAGAAATTCTCACACCCCAAGAAGTCATCGGTATTCGCATCAACGACTCCTATCGTTACGCCCTTCTTAAAGACGGTTCAGAAATTGCTTGTCATGCCTTAATGTTGGCAATGGGAGTATCTTGGCGACGTTTAAACGTACCCGGAATTGAAAAACTCACAGGTCGCGGTGTCTATTATGGCGCAGCTATGACTGAAGCAATGGAATGTAGTAATGAACAAGTCTACATTATTGGGGGAGCTAACTCCGCTGGACAAGCAGCCATGCACTTTAGTAAATTTGCCAAACAAGTACATATGTTGGTTCGCGCAGACAATCTCGCTAAGGGAATGTCACAGTATCTAGTTGACCAAATTGGCGCTACAGAAAATATCATCGTCCAACTTAATTCCAGCGTCATTGAAGCTAAAGGAGAAGATAGTTTAGAAGCTTTAACTATCCTTAACAATGTCACCGATGAACAGGAAACCGTCGCGGCTAACTCACTATTTATTTTTATCGGTGCAGTCCCTCACACCGACTGGTTAGAAGGCATTGTAGAGCGAGATGAGCGCGGTTTTATTCTCACTGGCCCAGATTTGTTTAAGGATGGGAAACGTCCAAAGGGATGGTATGCAGACAGAGATCCTTACCTCCTAGAAACCAGCATACCCGGTATTTTTGCTGTCGGTGATGTGCATCATGGTTCTGTGAAACGCGTTGCTTCAGGAGTCGGGGAAGGTTCTATTTGTGTAAGTTTTATTCATCAGTATCTAGCTAAGGTTTTGTAA
- a CDS encoding carbohydrate ABC transporter permease, translating into MFDQFMPNKRIFIQQKLTPYLFLLPALAILSLTVFWPALQAFYLSFTSYQDIGEAPKLVGFDNFFRLWKDVVFWKTLENTFLYLVGVVPILVIAPLILAILVNQKLRGMNWFRTAYYTPVVISMVVAGIAWKWLYAENGLLNQFIKTLNIFPEGIPWLTSPVKILGIVPISLASVMAVTIWKGLGYYMVIYLAGLQSIPVDIYEAAAIDGSDSIRKHWDITIPLMQPYLALVAVISAISATKVFEEVYIMTGGGPLNSSKTIVYYLYEQAFSNLEISYACTIGLVLFLIILVLSVLRLVVNQQDSNNLGM; encoded by the coding sequence ATGTTTGATCAATTCATGCCTAATAAGCGGATTTTTATTCAACAGAAATTAACGCCTTATTTATTTTTATTACCAGCTTTAGCGATCTTAAGCTTAACTGTTTTTTGGCCAGCCCTACAAGCCTTTTACCTTAGCTTTACTAGTTACCAAGATATTGGGGAAGCACCTAAATTGGTAGGGTTTGACAACTTTTTTCGTTTGTGGAAAGATGTTGTTTTTTGGAAAACCTTAGAAAATACCTTTCTCTATCTTGTTGGTGTTGTGCCAATCTTGGTAATTGCTCCCTTAATTTTGGCAATTTTGGTAAATCAAAAACTGCGGGGAATGAATTGGTTTAGAACTGCATATTACACCCCTGTGGTAATCTCAATGGTAGTTGCGGGGATAGCTTGGAAATGGTTATATGCTGAGAACGGATTACTAAATCAATTTATCAAAACTTTAAATATATTTCCCGAAGGAATTCCTTGGCTAACTAGCCCAGTAAAAATATTAGGAATTGTACCCATTTCTCTTGCTAGTGTCATGGCTGTGACGATTTGGAAGGGTTTAGGTTACTATATGGTAATTTATTTAGCTGGACTGCAATCTATTCCTGTTGATATCTATGAAGCAGCAGCAATTGATGGTTCAGATAGTATTCGTAAACATTGGGATATAACTATTCCTTTAATGCAGCCTTATTTAGCTTTGGTAGCAGTAATTTCAGCGATTTCGGCTACTAAAGTATTTGAAGAAGTTTACATAATGACTGGGGGTGGCCCTCTCAATAGCTCGAAAACAATTGTTTACTATTTGTATGAGCAAGCATTTAGTAATTTAGAAATTAGCTATGCTTGTACAATTGGTTTGGTGTTATTTTTAATAATTTTGGTTTTATCAGTTTTGCGCTTGGTAGTGAATCAACAAGATAGTAATAATTTAGGTATGTAA
- a CDS encoding ATP-binding protein, which translates to MQQESNNSATLFPRLSDEVLQHLKEYGTEINLSGGEYLFKEGDSSYDFHVVLEGEIQVTKQLGGQEKILAKHQRGEFIGELSILTETDSVVSGYATVASRILKLELKIFKQIIATFPPLADIVISTLAARTKTVEQQLQQQEKLASLGKLSAGIAHELKNPAVAGARVAEELQTRFQEAQTLALRLHQYSFTNAQLDFLADFQDHTQAGIVSTKLDLLMQSDIEDEITDWLEEHQVSKSWEITSVLVDAGLDSHKLELITLKIPTNAINDVIHWLAANLTTATLIKEIEQSSARISELVKSVKSYAHINQLQVNIQQVDVHEGIENTLTMLRHKLKGGIDIKREYGQNLPFISTYGSELNQVWTNLIDNAIDALEGKGKICIRTFQNDDYLIVEIADNGSGIPPEIQSRIFEPFFTTKGVGQGSGLGLDIVHNLIVDRHHGKIQLHSQAGETRFQIFLPIGIVIN; encoded by the coding sequence ATGCAGCAAGAATCCAATAATTCTGCTACTCTTTTCCCCCGCTTGTCAGATGAAGTGTTGCAACATCTGAAAGAATATGGAACTGAGATAAATTTGAGTGGTGGTGAGTATTTATTTAAAGAAGGTGATAGCAGTTATGACTTTCACGTTGTTTTAGAGGGAGAAATTCAGGTAACAAAGCAATTAGGGGGTCAGGAAAAGATACTTGCTAAACATCAACGAGGTGAGTTTATTGGCGAGCTTTCTATTCTCACAGAAACTGATTCTGTTGTTAGTGGATATGCAACTGTAGCTAGTCGGATACTCAAGCTAGAACTCAAAATTTTTAAACAAATTATTGCTACTTTTCCCCCTTTAGCTGATATTGTCATTTCGACTTTAGCCGCAAGAACAAAAACAGTTGAACAACAACTACAACAGCAGGAAAAACTGGCATCTCTGGGTAAGTTATCAGCAGGCATTGCTCATGAGTTGAAAAATCCAGCCGTAGCAGGAGCAAGAGTAGCAGAAGAATTACAAACTCGTTTTCAGGAAGCACAAACTCTAGCTTTACGACTGCATCAATATTCATTTACTAATGCACAATTAGATTTTTTGGCTGACTTCCAAGACCATACTCAAGCTGGTATAGTTTCAACTAAACTTGATTTGCTCATGCAGAGCGATATTGAAGATGAAATTACCGACTGGTTAGAAGAACATCAAGTAAGTAAAAGTTGGGAAATTACTTCAGTTTTAGTAGATGCTGGTTTGGATAGCCACAAACTAGAACTTATTACCCTAAAAATACCTACAAATGCTATTAATGATGTCATTCATTGGTTAGCAGCTAATTTAACAACTGCAACACTAATTAAAGAAATTGAGCAAAGTAGCGCTCGTATTTCTGAACTAGTGAAATCTGTTAAATCCTATGCTCACATCAATCAACTTCAAGTTAATATTCAGCAAGTTGATGTCCATGAAGGAATTGAAAATACTCTCACCATGCTCCGTCATAAATTAAAAGGTGGTATTGATATAAAACGGGAGTATGGGCAGAATTTACCATTTATCAGCACCTATGGTAGTGAACTTAATCAAGTTTGGACAAATTTGATTGATAATGCTATTGATGCTCTAGAAGGAAAAGGTAAAATTTGCATACGTACTTTCCAAAATGATGACTATTTAATCGTAGAAATTGCTGATAATGGATCTGGTATTCCTCCAGAAATTCAGTCCCGCATTTTTGAACCATTTTTTACTACGAAAGGAGTTGGTCAAGGTAGTGGTTTAGGTTTAGATATTGTTCATAATCTTATAGTTGATAGACATCATGGCAAAATTCAACTTCACTCCCAAGCAGGGGAAACACGCTTCCAGATTTTTCTTCCTATCGGGATTGTAATAAATTAA
- a CDS encoding diguanylate cyclase domain-containing protein — MSYQIQSEFGYSLKNLTSVLLVKTAALEYRANLLVVDDHPDNLRTLSVILSKEGYKVRKAISGEVALDTVKVDAPDLILLDIKMPNLDGYTVCSMLKKNHETRHIPIIFLSALNTAADKVKGFEMGGVDYITKPFQAEEVLIRVHHQLTIVRQGQELYQHNQVLVKEIQERKRIETKLKLLLTTINLVGQAPDLHHALEDVLREVCRMIDWDYGEAWITDLDGTSLQLSQAYYNCSDQALRQFHEASLNYTFTYGVKLIGRVWATQQLEWIEDILQVGEDVFLRLELVQGAGLKTAFAVPITIEGEVLVVMCFFKRSLLDYNSELVELVKAVALELGGFIARKKTEEALKQANKELLRLANLDGLTQIANRRCFDDALSHEWLRLKRERLPLALLLGDIDYFKYYNDYYGHQAGDECLRQVAQALVQSCNRPADLVARYGGEEFVILLPNTDLEGAIYITNKIQQEIAKMAIPHQCSLANELVTLSIGISSMIPTDETAPEDMIAAADQALYRSKAQGRNTYCVYYRG; from the coding sequence ATGTCTTACCAGATTCAAAGTGAATTCGGTTACAGTCTCAAAAATTTAACCTCAGTTTTGTTAGTGAAAACAGCAGCATTAGAGTACAGAGCTAATTTACTAGTAGTTGATGATCATCCAGATAACTTACGTACATTATCTGTCATCCTTAGCAAGGAGGGGTACAAAGTTAGAAAAGCAATCAGTGGAGAAGTTGCCTTAGATACAGTTAAAGTTGACGCACCGGATCTGATTCTGTTGGATATCAAGATGCCAAACCTTGATGGCTATACAGTCTGCTCAATGCTGAAAAAAAACCATGAAACTCGTCATATTCCCATCATTTTTCTAAGCGCCCTGAACACTGCTGCTGATAAAGTAAAAGGGTTTGAAATGGGAGGTGTTGACTACATTACCAAACCTTTTCAAGCAGAAGAAGTATTAATTAGAGTTCATCATCAACTCACTATTGTTAGACAAGGACAAGAACTTTATCAACATAATCAGGTTTTAGTCAAAGAAATTCAGGAGCGCAAGCGAATTGAAACCAAACTTAAATTGTTACTAACAACAATTAATTTAGTCGGTCAAGCCCCCGATTTACATCATGCTCTAGAGGATGTTTTGCGTGAGGTTTGTCGAATGATTGATTGGGACTATGGTGAGGCTTGGATTACAGACTTAGATGGGACATCATTGCAACTAAGTCAAGCTTACTACAATTGTTCTGATCAAGCTTTAAGACAGTTTCATGAAGCAAGTTTAAATTACACTTTTACTTATGGAGTAAAACTTATAGGACGAGTTTGGGCAACGCAGCAACTGGAATGGATTGAAGATATTTTACAAGTGGGGGAAGATGTATTTTTAAGGCTTGAACTAGTGCAGGGTGCAGGATTAAAAACTGCATTTGCTGTACCCATTACCATAGAGGGAGAGGTACTAGTGGTGATGTGTTTTTTCAAGCGATCGCTCTTAGACTATAATTCAGAACTTGTAGAGTTAGTAAAGGCTGTTGCTCTAGAATTAGGTGGATTTATTGCCCGCAAAAAGACTGAGGAAGCTCTTAAACAAGCAAATAAAGAATTACTCCGGTTAGCAAATCTAGATGGATTAACACAAATTGCCAATCGTAGATGTTTTGATGACGCACTCAGTCATGAGTGGCTACGACTAAAAAGAGAAAGATTACCCTTGGCTCTGCTCCTGGGCGATATAGATTATTTTAAGTATTATAACGATTACTATGGTCATCAGGCAGGTGATGAATGTCTGCGGCAAGTAGCACAGGCATTGGTACAAAGCTGCAACCGACCTGCTGATTTAGTCGCTCGCTATGGTGGAGAAGAGTTTGTGATTTTACTACCCAATACTGATTTAGAAGGAGCAATTTATATCACCAATAAAATTCAACAAGAAATAGCCAAGATGGCCATCCCGCACCAATGTTCTTTAGCAAATGAGTTAGTAACATTGAGTATTGGTATTAGCAGTATGATTCCTACAGACGAGACTGCACCAGAAGATATGATTGCCGCAGCAGACCAAGCACTTTACAGGTCAAAAGCCCAAGGACGCAATACTTACTGTGTATATTATAGAGGCTAA